CCGATGCCGTCATCAACACGGTTTCTGCATATTGACCTTCAGTATTAACACTATAGCGATATTCTCCGGTGTCTAAACTCGCATTCAGAGACAACCCTTCAATGGAATTCGCAAACTGACCATTAGCTTGATAATAAGCTTGTTGTCCGGTGGTCATGGCTTGCATTGCAAATTCGGCTTTATCGCTTTCATCAAATTTGGGTAAGGACAAATTGAGAGAACAACTCGTTAACAGGATAGGAGCAACGAGGAGAACTCCCGAAACCCATTTTCTCAAAAACTTATCCATATTATTATCTAAGCTATAATCAGGTGTATAACGTTTGTTATTACCATCTACAGAAGCAAGCCAGAGGATTCCTGAAATGCGGATAAGGAGAACGAAATTCTGGTTTTATTAGGGAAGGGAATCAGAATTAAATAGATATTAAGGAACATTTAACCATTTATGAACTTGCACCGATAACCGATAGTGAGGGAATTGTTTTAATAGGTCTAAAACTAAAGGGAAAGTGCGATCGCGTTGAGTCCATTCCGGTTGTAAAAATACGGGAATTTGATGGTAAAGCTCTAAATATTCAGCATAAAATTCTAATTCTGTTCCGGTTTCAATTACTAATTTAATTTCATTTGCTCGTTTCCACATTAACGGAACAACGGGATATTTCGGACTAACATGATGTTTCGGACTTAACGTGATCCAAGCGGAATTAGGAATATCTTGC
The DNA window shown above is from Planktothrix serta PCC 8927 and carries:
- a CDS encoding type IV pilin-like G/H family protein yields the protein MDKFLRKWVSGVLLVAPILLTSCSLNLSLPKFDESDKAEFAMQAMTTGQQAYYQANGQFANSIEGLSLNASLDTGEYRYSVNTEGQYAETVLMTASAKQDGLPSYAGVVTVSHTAGGVMALANICKTDQPSTEPPALSSTPVPG